From a region of the Streptomyces caniferus genome:
- a CDS encoding IS481 family transposase, producing MSHRNARLTVHGRRLLVERVRSGRPIAHVAAEMGISRPTAHKWLRRWRTQGEAGLHDRPSRPHTTPHRTPLAVEDQVCRLRQDRKLGPARIAPILGLPASTVHRVLARHGLNRLAFLDRPTGQVIRRYERSRPGELVHVDVKKLGRIPDGGGWRIHGRAACPDRRRTTGFDYIHSAVDDHSRLAYSEVHRDEKAATCAAFLQRAAAFFAACGILRIERVLTDNAWPYRKSFAWRQALADLGAAGKLTRIYRPQTNGKVERFNRTLLDEWAYLRPYTSNDERTAALDTFLHSYNHHRCHTALGGKSPISRVNNPAGQYN from the coding sequence GTGTCCCACCGTAATGCCCGGCTGACCGTTCACGGCAGGCGGCTGCTGGTCGAGCGCGTCCGTTCCGGGCGCCCCATCGCACACGTCGCCGCCGAGATGGGCATCTCGCGGCCCACCGCCCACAAGTGGCTGCGTCGCTGGAGAACGCAGGGCGAGGCCGGGCTGCACGATCGTCCCAGCCGGCCGCACACGACACCGCACCGGACTCCTCTCGCGGTAGAGGACCAGGTATGCCGGTTGCGGCAAGACCGGAAGCTGGGCCCGGCTCGCATCGCACCGATCCTGGGCCTGCCGGCCTCGACCGTCCACCGGGTCCTGGCCCGGCACGGCCTGAACCGCCTCGCCTTCCTCGACCGGCCCACCGGCCAGGTCATCCGCCGCTACGAACGCAGCAGGCCCGGCGAGCTCGTCCACGTGGACGTGAAGAAACTCGGCCGCATACCCGACGGCGGGGGCTGGCGCATCCACGGCCGTGCCGCCTGCCCCGACCGCCGCCGCACCACAGGCTTCGACTACATCCACTCCGCAGTCGACGACCACAGCCGCCTCGCCTACAGCGAAGTCCACCGGGACGAGAAAGCCGCCACCTGCGCGGCCTTCCTGCAGCGGGCCGCAGCCTTCTTCGCCGCCTGCGGCATCCTGCGCATCGAACGTGTCCTGACGGACAACGCCTGGCCCTACCGCAAGAGCTTCGCCTGGCGTCAGGCGCTTGCAGATCTCGGCGCGGCCGGCAAGCTCACGCGCATCTACCGGCCGCAGACCAATGGCAAGGTCGAACGCTTCAACCGCACCCTGCTCGACGAATGGGCCTACCTACGGCCCTACACCAGCAACGACGAACGAACCGCCGCACTGGACACCTTCCTGCACAGCTACAACCATCACAGGTGCCACACCGCACTCGGAGGCAAGTCACCCATCAGCCGCGTGAACAACCCTGCGGGTCAATACAACTAG
- a CDS encoding chitinase: MRSRIAALLSAATMAASLAAVVPTVPAAATVRCSDCATAQAGADAHAEGFVVSEAQFNQMFPNRNAFYTYSGLTAAISAYPEFANTGSDTVKRQEAAAFLANVSHETGGLVYVVEQNTANYPHYCDAAQPYGCPAGQAAYYGRGPIQLSWNFNYKAAGDALGIDLLHNPSLVEQDAAVAWKTALWYWNTQTGPGTMTPHQAMVGGAGFGETIRSINGSLECNGGNPGQVQSRINSYTSFVQILGTTPGDNLSC; encoded by the coding sequence ATGAGATCACGTATTGCCGCGCTGCTGAGTGCCGCCACGATGGCCGCGAGCTTGGCCGCCGTCGTACCGACGGTGCCCGCGGCCGCCACAGTGCGCTGCTCCGACTGCGCCACGGCTCAGGCAGGCGCCGACGCCCATGCCGAGGGGTTCGTCGTCAGCGAGGCGCAGTTCAACCAGATGTTCCCGAACCGGAACGCGTTCTATACGTACAGCGGCCTGACCGCGGCCATCAGCGCGTATCCGGAGTTCGCGAACACCGGGAGCGACACCGTGAAGCGCCAGGAGGCCGCGGCCTTTCTCGCTAATGTGAGTCACGAGACCGGCGGCCTCGTCTACGTGGTGGAGCAGAACACCGCCAACTACCCCCACTACTGCGATGCCGCCCAGCCGTACGGGTGCCCGGCAGGCCAGGCCGCCTACTACGGCCGCGGTCCGATTCAGCTGAGCTGGAACTTCAACTACAAGGCGGCGGGCGATGCGCTCGGCATCGACCTGCTGCACAATCCTTCTCTGGTGGAGCAGGATGCCGCCGTCGCCTGGAAGACCGCCCTTTGGTACTGGAACACACAGACCGGGCCGGGCACCATGACCCCGCATCAGGCCATGGTCGGCGGCGCCGGGTTCGGCGAGACCATCCGTAGCATCAACGGCTCCCTGGAGTGCAACGGCGGCAACCCCGGCCAGGTGCAGAGCCGGATCAACAGCTACACGAGCTTTGTACAGATCCTGGGGACCACGCCTGGCGACAACCTGAGCTGCTGA